One stretch of Oncorhynchus tshawytscha isolate Ot180627B linkage group LG19, Otsh_v2.0, whole genome shotgun sequence DNA includes these proteins:
- the cdkn1cb gene encoding cyclin-dependent kinase inhibitor 1B, whose product MSNVQLTSSALERLAARRTFPLHARTGVCRNLFGPVDHDELNREMKSKMWEISERDQRRWNFNFDADVPLSGDYEWEETPVDTTPVFYQDSVQVGRNRIVTPVNLKQCVDFIPLDVSPLCEDRLTNSESSTPCPTEVNQENWAMKQNSGKPTRKPAPCVRSKRTATTDTTTTAHITDFYVKRKRTTTETKLNESTCQHPSSSIPAEQTPRKRIR is encoded by the exons ATGTCCAACGTCCAGCTAACAAGCAGCGCCCTGGAGAGGTTGGCAGCACGGAGGACCTTTCCTCTCCACGCACGCACAGGCGTCTGCCGTAACCTTTTTGGACCGGTGGATCACGACGAACTGAACCGGGAGATGAAATCCAAGATGTGGGAGATTTCGGAGAGGGACCAGCGGAGATGGAACTTTAATTTCGACGCCGACGTGCCACTGTCTGGGGACTACGAGTGGGAGGAAACCCCGGTAGATACTACTCCAGTCTTCTACCAGGACTCTGTACAGGTCGGGAGGAACAGGATTGTAACACCAGTCAATCTGAAGCAATGCGTGGACTTTATCCCACTGGATGTATCGCCTCTTTGCGAGGACCGTTTGACCAACTCTGAAAGTAGCACTCCCTGTCCCACCGAAGTCAACCAGGAGAACTGGGCAATGAAGCAGAACTCGGGGAAGCCTACCCGCAAACCAGCCCCGTGCGTTCGAAGCAAAAGGACGGCTACTACTGATACAACCACCACGGCACATATTACAG ACTTCTACGTGAAACGTAAAAGGACGACGACCGAGACGAAGCTGAATGAAAGCACTTGCCAGCATCCTTCGTCTTCCATTCCTGCAGAACAAACTCCACGCAAGAGAATTCGTTGA